A window from Esox lucius isolate fEsoLuc1 chromosome 16, fEsoLuc1.pri, whole genome shotgun sequence encodes these proteins:
- the fam237a gene encoding protein FAM237A, with protein MQMDAVFLNMFLVPVLLLGCVCVLPLHGQKPGQVDPLTLNRASQCWTSSSELLLEMRSPRIADTVPAFWDLMVFLKSSDNRKHSALFWDLAQVFWDIYVDCVMSRTHGLGRRQLKRPREQITATRSLITDKSFIQDTNYSKLKESAQGCLKIQVQHFGPGVLRHILCARGIKRRSIF; from the exons ATGCAGATGGATGCTGTATTCCTCAACATGTTTCTGGTACCTGTGCTGCTTCTgggctgcgtgtgtgtgctgcCTCTCCATGGCCAGAAGCCAGGACAGGTGGACCCATTGACTCTGAACAGGGCTTCACAGTGCTGGACCTCCTCCTCGGAACTCCTTCTGGAGATGCGCTCCCCGAGGATTGCCGACACTGTGCCTGCCTTCTGGGACCTGATGGTGTTCCTCAAGTCATCAGACAACAGGAAGCACAGTGCTCTATTTTGGGACCTAGCCCAGGTGTTTTGGGACATCTATGTGGATTGTGTCATGTCTCGGACCCATGGACTAGGGAGGCGCCAGCTGAAACGGCCCCGTGAGCAGATCACTGCCACGCGCTCTCTCATCACTGACA AATCTTTTATTCAGGACACCAACTACTCTAAACTGAAGGAGTCTGCTCAAGGCTGCCTTAAGATCCAGGTTCAGCATTTTGGACCAGGCGTTTTAAGACACATCCTTTGTGCCAGGGGTATTAAGAGGAGATCAATTTTTTAA